In Luteolibacter rhizosphaerae, a genomic segment contains:
- a CDS encoding arylsulfatase, whose amino-acid sequence MKLLASFLLAIAASGLAHAQETKPNIVVFLVDDMGWSDLGCYGSELKTPNLDALAKNGLRFTQFYNGARCCPTRASLLTGLYAHQAGVGHMTEERRDEQGKVRPGYSGRLNDTSVTIPEVLGTAGYFTAMTGKWHVGQNHGVRPELRGFQRTLTAAAGGFYFPDSPGTRIFYNGTDVGTNSAPLPKEWYASDLWPEFGLKFIDEAITEKKPFFLYNAFNAPHFPLQAPDEDIARWRGKFKAGWDKLREARYRKQIENGLIDPKWPLSARPEDVPAWDSLSAEDQDRYDHLMAIYAAVLERMDKGVGTLVEGLRQRGQLDNTLILFLSDNGGNAEAGVRGRSNGDKLGDAKSDVFIGKTWATLNNTPFVRYKHYTDEGGISTPLIAHWPAVIKDQRRGAIEKQPGHLIDILATAVDIAGAEYPAEFKGKAITPKEGVSLLPAFKGEKLARTKPIFWEHEGNRAVREGDLKLVALENQAWRLYDLAADRSEQKDLAAERPEVVKDLAAKWDAWAARSNVLPLGSWRAPEPDGPKGSKERNFTLKTGDYLEGDKAPDLRNRPITITADFDAPKGDGVIAAQGGTAHGFSLSIHHGKLVFFLRSRGDVVSVELPGPFNGPVQAKAVLASNGKITLSAAGNEASGTREKLFASNPIDGLSIGEDHGPAVGPYKKAARFDGTIRSVNITLGKKKKKQAP is encoded by the coding sequence ATGAAACTCCTCGCATCCTTTCTTCTCGCCATCGCCGCCAGCGGCCTCGCCCATGCGCAAGAAACCAAGCCGAACATCGTCGTCTTCCTCGTCGATGACATGGGCTGGTCCGATCTCGGTTGCTACGGCAGCGAGCTGAAAACCCCGAACCTCGACGCCCTCGCCAAGAACGGCCTGCGCTTCACCCAATTCTACAACGGCGCACGCTGCTGCCCCACCCGCGCCTCGCTCCTCACCGGCCTCTACGCGCACCAGGCCGGGGTCGGCCACATGACGGAGGAACGCCGCGACGAACAAGGCAAGGTCCGCCCCGGCTACTCCGGCCGCCTCAATGACACCAGCGTCACCATCCCGGAAGTCCTCGGCACGGCCGGCTACTTCACCGCCATGACCGGCAAGTGGCACGTCGGCCAGAATCACGGTGTTAGACCCGAGCTTCGCGGCTTCCAACGCACCCTCACCGCTGCCGCCGGCGGCTTCTATTTCCCGGATTCCCCCGGCACCCGCATCTTCTACAACGGCACCGATGTCGGCACGAACAGCGCACCTCTCCCGAAGGAATGGTACGCCAGCGACCTCTGGCCCGAGTTCGGCCTCAAGTTCATCGACGAAGCCATCACGGAGAAGAAACCCTTCTTCCTCTACAACGCTTTCAACGCCCCGCATTTCCCCCTGCAAGCCCCCGACGAGGACATCGCCCGCTGGCGCGGCAAGTTCAAGGCCGGCTGGGACAAGCTCCGCGAAGCCCGCTACCGCAAGCAGATCGAGAACGGCTTGATCGATCCCAAGTGGCCGCTCTCCGCACGCCCGGAAGACGTCCCCGCATGGGATAGTCTCTCCGCCGAGGACCAAGACCGCTACGATCACCTCATGGCCATCTACGCCGCCGTGCTCGAGCGCATGGACAAGGGCGTCGGCACTCTTGTCGAGGGCCTCCGCCAGCGCGGCCAGCTCGACAACACCCTCATCCTCTTCCTCAGCGACAACGGCGGCAACGCCGAAGCCGGTGTGCGCGGCCGCTCGAATGGCGACAAGCTCGGCGACGCCAAGTCCGATGTCTTCATCGGCAAAACCTGGGCCACGCTCAACAACACCCCCTTCGTCCGTTACAAGCACTACACCGATGAAGGCGGCATCTCCACACCGCTCATCGCCCACTGGCCCGCCGTCATCAAGGACCAGCGCCGTGGTGCCATCGAGAAGCAACCCGGCCACCTCATCGATATCCTCGCCACCGCCGTCGATATCGCAGGCGCGGAGTACCCCGCCGAGTTCAAGGGCAAGGCCATCACCCCGAAGGAAGGTGTCAGCCTCCTCCCCGCGTTCAAGGGTGAGAAGCTCGCACGCACCAAGCCGATCTTCTGGGAACACGAAGGCAACCGCGCCGTCCGCGAGGGCGACCTGAAACTCGTCGCCTTGGAGAACCAAGCCTGGCGCCTCTACGATCTCGCCGCCGATCGCAGCGAGCAAAAGGACCTCGCCGCAGAACGTCCTGAAGTCGTGAAGGACCTCGCCGCCAAGTGGGACGCATGGGCCGCACGCTCGAATGTCCTACCCCTCGGCTCATGGCGCGCCCCCGAACCGGACGGCCCGAAGGGTAGCAAGGAGCGCAACTTCACCCTGAAGACCGGCGACTATCTCGAAGGCGACAAGGCGCCCGACCTTCGCAACCGCCCCATCACCATCACCGCCGACTTCGATGCACCGAAGGGCGATGGCGTGATCGCCGCCCAGGGCGGCACCGCGCACGGCTTCTCGCTCTCCATCCATCACGGCAAGCTCGTGTTCTTCCTCCGCAGCCGTGGCGATGTCGTCAGCGTCGAACTTCCCGGCCCCTTCAATGGCCCGGTGCAGGCCAAGGCGGTCCTCGCCAGCAATGGCAAGATCACCCTCTCTGCCGCAGGCAATGAAGCCAGCGGCACCCGCGAGAAGCTCTTCGCCTCGAATCCCATCGATGGCCTCAGCATCGGCGAGGACCACGGCCCCGCGGTCGGCCCCTACAAGAAGGCCGCACGCTTCGATGGTACCATCCGCTCGGTGAATATCACCCTCGGCAAGAAGAAGAAAAAGCAAGCACCCTGA
- a CDS encoding sulfatase produces the protein MKGPLLSLLLLLTPFLHAEETRKPNILIIASDDLNHWIGYTGRNKQTKTPHIDRLSARGTSFSNAHATVPVCNGSRASLLSGVRPYTSGVYGNGDDWRKVIPPEKTLISVLRQAGYTTLGSGKLYHGGYDRKSEWDDYLQNEGPRGPEPAGSKGVGGIRFGVIDADDSELSDHRIVDYGIQQLQKKHDKPFLLTVGLHKPHMPWFVPKKYFDLHPLESIELPPIKENDLADVPAAGVGFARPKGDHKQILDSGRWKEAVQAYLAAVSYADAEIGRLLTALDASEHRDNTIVILLGDHGWHFGEKEHWRKFALWEEATRAPYIWVVPGVTKPGTISTRPVDFSSLYPTLTDLAGISKPAHVEGESIRKLLEDPAAEWKGHALSTWLQGNHSIRTEHWRYTRYADGSEELYDHRKDPYEWTNLAGDASLTPVKRELAGLLPAKNVPGLTKGDGWRDSGQGKGRKKRATE, from the coding sequence ATGAAAGGACCTCTTCTTTCCCTGCTGCTTCTCCTCACACCCTTCCTCCACGCGGAGGAGACCCGGAAGCCGAACATCCTGATCATTGCCTCGGATGACCTGAACCACTGGATCGGTTACACCGGGCGCAACAAGCAGACCAAGACCCCGCATATCGACCGGCTCTCCGCCCGCGGCACGAGCTTCTCGAATGCCCACGCCACCGTGCCGGTGTGCAATGGCTCGCGCGCCAGCTTGCTCTCCGGCGTTCGCCCCTACACCTCCGGTGTCTATGGGAACGGCGATGACTGGCGGAAGGTCATCCCTCCCGAGAAGACCCTCATCTCCGTTCTCCGGCAGGCGGGCTATACCACGCTCGGCTCGGGCAAGCTCTATCACGGCGGCTACGACCGGAAATCGGAGTGGGATGACTACCTGCAAAACGAAGGCCCGCGCGGCCCGGAGCCAGCAGGCAGCAAGGGCGTCGGCGGCATCCGCTTCGGCGTGATCGATGCCGATGACTCGGAGCTGAGCGATCACCGCATTGTCGATTACGGCATCCAGCAGTTGCAGAAGAAGCACGACAAGCCCTTCCTCTTGACCGTCGGCCTGCACAAGCCGCACATGCCGTGGTTCGTGCCGAAGAAGTACTTCGACCTCCATCCGCTGGAGTCGATCGAACTGCCGCCGATCAAGGAGAACGATCTGGCGGATGTGCCTGCCGCAGGCGTCGGTTTCGCCCGGCCGAAGGGTGATCACAAGCAGATCCTCGATTCGGGTCGCTGGAAGGAAGCCGTGCAGGCCTACCTCGCCGCGGTCTCGTATGCGGATGCGGAGATCGGCCGCCTTCTCACCGCCCTCGATGCCTCGGAGCATCGCGACAATACCATCGTGATCCTCCTCGGCGATCACGGCTGGCACTTCGGGGAGAAGGAGCACTGGCGGAAGTTCGCCCTCTGGGAAGAGGCCACCCGCGCACCCTACATCTGGGTCGTCCCCGGTGTAACGAAGCCCGGCACCATCAGCACCCGGCCGGTCGACTTCAGCAGCCTCTACCCCACCCTCACGGATCTGGCTGGCATCTCGAAGCCCGCTCACGTGGAGGGCGAGAGCATCCGCAAGCTGCTGGAAGATCCCGCGGCGGAATGGAAGGGCCACGCACTCAGCACCTGGCTGCAAGGCAATCACTCGATCCGCACCGAGCACTGGCGCTACACCCGCTATGCCGATGGCTCGGAGGAGCTCTACGACCACCGCAAGGATCCCTACGAGTGGACCAACCTCGCGGGCGACGCGAGTCTCACGCCGGTGAAGCGCGAGCTGGCAGGATTGTTACCCGCGAAGAATGTCCCCGGCCTCACCAAGGGCGATGGTTGGCGGGACTCCGGCCAAGGCAAGGGTCGTAAGAAACGTGCTACCGAATAA
- a CDS encoding alpha-amylase family glycosyl hydrolase: MANRFEELWHYHSEPQSDRTSEWNTETKGMQPMALAESDGAQFDIGFLTASLRPNHQVSLITEATGWSREIFGVYWYGAWRFRLLKSSFRHGSKYRFRLNGCVESQTLTLKSPHDVYLKEGDVIFPETPARYIHGYENLRVSEDQQQQNVFQPLPSEYVDWDIIVIGSGMGGGTLADALTDHKGASPRVLVLEAGPLEYDTHIYNKPLAAFGRSINGHEVRNYEKDNDHSSFGMFPQMNFGGRSLFWSGLIPRMKDWELAHWPKAIADDLREHRYDKAEAVMRKHVTSGEYQEDLIKQMSARFPGFEVVDTPRSLHQPEIRKDGSRPDSVLHRSTGTYSSAELLLDSLRSPADPGSGRLFAQCNHLVTELVTENGRVTEVVCQDLVGNRERRFRGKYVVLAAGSLESARLAMVSKLEPGELIGKGLTDHPSYYAPNDGNFLLKETSRYAGRDFHAKIFLYPKEQWAGHWFNIEIVINGDYWNSRHADDDVQIKCHPKDIRSTVNFKFIFGSPLIDSNWVALGGPDGKLRVNVPPNPHGENARESVRKLLADLMEFLEVEPADLNDWRSLHFGNGGTVNHAGGTLRTGEPGSPRVLDEDLKFERYENLYVCDPSAYPYIPAANPSLTLVALALRLGDHLIGRLQEDREKQGDKRAEDPTPLEIPRPRIIIAEGSAAASRHEGLGNMPFAGGTAFRVWAPFAKSVAVAFYPHPQRNPAAPSHIAYLAQEELGYWSVDVPGVEPGHCYRYQITNRETANVSTRIDPYAREVTNSIGHGIVSSREFPWQVNDYQMPEASTLVIYELHLGTFDDDPGDRPGTLARAASRLGHLADLGVNCIHVMPPNEFAADRSWGYNVALPFAIEEAYGGVSEFKKFVDEAHRLGLAVITDCVFNHFGPGDLESCLWQFDGWQERGQGGIYFYNDERGMTQWGPRPDFGREEVRRYIRDYVSFLLEECRCDGLRIDSTCNIWGFNNGEGWNPEGYDLLRSIADDVKNRYPHPRQKILIAEDWHNDGWVTRPTHEGGAGMDAEWHWFVHEARRALIPPADHERDMGSVARALHANFNGDAFTRVIYTESHDESGNDDNLARKIDRHDADSWYARKRTTLGAALLLTAPGIPMLWQGQEIHWTGRFTDEVPLDWKRLAQFPGIYQLYKDLCHLRRNWYNHTRGLRGQHLNCQMVDEENKVIAYHRWDQGGPGDDVIVILNFSHRSWTNYVVGLPREGTWECRFSSDWGGYGPDFGNHGGHAVEAVAEPRQGLGYHARFELAPYSAVIYSQGG, translated from the coding sequence GCCGAGTCCGACGGTGCCCAATTCGACATCGGCTTCCTGACCGCGAGCCTGCGGCCGAACCACCAGGTCAGCCTGATCACGGAGGCGACCGGTTGGTCGCGCGAGATCTTCGGGGTCTATTGGTACGGGGCGTGGCGCTTCCGCCTGCTGAAGTCGAGCTTCCGTCACGGGAGCAAGTATCGCTTCCGTCTCAACGGGTGCGTGGAATCGCAGACCCTGACGCTGAAGAGTCCGCATGACGTCTACCTGAAGGAGGGTGACGTGATCTTCCCGGAGACTCCGGCGCGCTACATCCACGGCTACGAGAACCTGCGGGTGAGCGAAGACCAGCAGCAGCAGAACGTGTTTCAGCCGCTGCCTTCGGAGTATGTCGACTGGGACATCATCGTCATCGGCTCCGGGATGGGCGGAGGGACGCTGGCGGATGCGCTGACCGATCACAAGGGAGCGAGCCCGCGGGTGCTGGTGCTGGAAGCCGGGCCGCTGGAATACGACACGCACATCTACAACAAGCCGCTGGCGGCCTTCGGGCGCTCGATCAACGGCCACGAGGTCCGCAACTACGAGAAGGACAACGATCACTCGAGTTTCGGGATGTTCCCGCAGATGAACTTCGGTGGACGCTCGCTGTTCTGGTCGGGATTGATCCCGCGGATGAAGGACTGGGAGCTGGCGCACTGGCCGAAAGCGATCGCGGACGACCTGCGCGAGCACCGCTACGACAAGGCGGAGGCGGTGATGCGCAAGCACGTGACGAGCGGGGAATACCAGGAAGATCTGATCAAACAGATGTCGGCGAGGTTTCCGGGATTCGAAGTGGTGGATACCCCGCGCTCGCTGCACCAGCCGGAGATCCGCAAGGATGGCTCGAGGCCGGATAGCGTTCTCCATCGATCAACAGGAACTTATTCCAGCGCGGAGCTCTTGCTCGACTCGCTGCGGAGCCCGGCGGATCCGGGAAGCGGGCGGCTCTTCGCGCAGTGCAACCACCTGGTGACCGAACTGGTGACGGAGAACGGCCGGGTGACGGAGGTGGTCTGCCAGGACCTGGTGGGCAACCGGGAGCGGAGATTCCGCGGGAAGTATGTGGTGCTGGCGGCAGGCTCGCTGGAGAGCGCGCGGCTGGCGATGGTGAGCAAGCTGGAGCCGGGCGAGCTGATCGGGAAGGGTCTAACCGATCATCCCTCGTATTACGCGCCGAACGATGGCAATTTCCTGCTGAAGGAAACCTCGCGCTATGCGGGCAGGGACTTCCATGCGAAGATCTTCCTCTATCCGAAAGAGCAGTGGGCGGGACACTGGTTCAACATCGAGATCGTGATCAACGGGGACTACTGGAACTCGCGCCATGCGGACGACGACGTGCAGATCAAGTGCCACCCGAAGGACATCCGCTCGACGGTGAACTTCAAGTTCATCTTCGGCAGCCCGCTGATCGACAGCAACTGGGTGGCGCTGGGCGGGCCGGACGGCAAGCTGCGGGTGAACGTGCCGCCGAATCCGCATGGCGAGAACGCGCGCGAGTCCGTGCGCAAACTGCTGGCGGATCTGATGGAATTCCTGGAGGTGGAGCCCGCGGACCTGAACGACTGGCGGAGCCTGCACTTCGGCAACGGGGGTACGGTGAACCATGCGGGCGGGACGCTGCGCACCGGCGAGCCGGGCAGCCCGCGGGTGCTGGACGAGGACCTGAAATTCGAGCGCTACGAGAACCTCTATGTTTGCGATCCCTCGGCGTATCCGTACATTCCGGCGGCGAATCCATCGCTCACGCTGGTGGCGCTGGCGCTGCGGCTGGGTGATCATCTGATCGGACGGCTGCAAGAGGATCGGGAGAAGCAGGGAGACAAGCGGGCGGAGGATCCGACTCCGCTGGAGATCCCGCGGCCGCGGATCATCATCGCCGAAGGCTCGGCCGCGGCCAGCAGACACGAAGGGTTGGGGAACATGCCCTTCGCCGGTGGCACGGCATTCCGGGTGTGGGCGCCCTTCGCGAAGTCGGTGGCGGTGGCCTTTTATCCGCATCCGCAGCGGAACCCCGCGGCACCTTCGCACATCGCCTATCTGGCCCAGGAGGAGCTGGGCTACTGGTCGGTGGATGTGCCGGGGGTGGAGCCTGGCCACTGCTACCGCTACCAGATCACGAACCGGGAGACGGCGAACGTTTCGACGAGGATCGATCCCTATGCACGGGAGGTGACGAACTCGATCGGGCATGGGATCGTGAGTTCCCGGGAGTTCCCCTGGCAGGTGAACGACTACCAGATGCCGGAGGCGAGCACGCTGGTGATCTACGAGCTGCATCTGGGGACCTTCGACGATGATCCGGGTGACCGGCCCGGAACCCTGGCGCGGGCTGCGAGCCGGCTCGGGCATCTGGCGGACCTAGGGGTGAACTGCATCCACGTGATGCCCCCGAACGAATTCGCGGCGGACCGCTCCTGGGGCTACAACGTGGCGCTGCCCTTCGCGATCGAGGAGGCATACGGCGGGGTGAGCGAGTTCAAGAAGTTCGTGGACGAGGCGCACCGGCTGGGGCTGGCTGTGATCACGGACTGTGTCTTCAACCACTTCGGCCCGGGGGACCTGGAGTCCTGCCTGTGGCAATTCGATGGCTGGCAGGAGCGGGGACAGGGCGGGATCTACTTCTATAACGACGAGCGGGGCATGACCCAGTGGGGGCCACGCCCGGACTTCGGCCGCGAGGAGGTGCGGCGCTACATCCGGGACTATGTTTCCTTCCTGTTAGAAGAATGCCGCTGCGACGGGCTGCGGATCGACAGCACCTGCAACATCTGGGGCTTCAACAACGGCGAGGGGTGGAATCCCGAGGGCTACGACCTGCTGCGCTCGATCGCGGACGATGTGAAGAACCGCTATCCGCATCCGCGGCAGAAGATCCTGATCGCCGAGGACTGGCACAACGACGGGTGGGTGACGCGGCCGACGCATGAGGGCGGCGCGGGGATGGACGCGGAGTGGCACTGGTTCGTGCACGAGGCGCGGCGGGCGCTGATCCCGCCCGCCGATCATGAGCGCGACATGGGCTCGGTGGCGCGGGCGCTGCATGCGAACTTCAACGGGGATGCCTTCACGCGGGTGATCTACACGGAGTCCCACGATGAATCCGGCAACGACGACAATCTGGCGCGGAAGATCGACCGCCACGATGCGGACTCCTGGTATGCGAGGAAGCGGACAACGCTGGGTGCGGCACTGCTACTGACGGCGCCGGGGATCCCGATGCTGTGGCAGGGGCAGGAGATCCATTGGACCGGGCGCTTCACGGACGAGGTGCCGCTGGATTGGAAGCGGCTGGCTCAGTTTCCGGGGATCTATCAGCTCTACAAGGATCTCTGCCACCTCCGGAGGAACTGGTATAACCACACGCGCGGGCTGCGCGGGCAGCATCTGAACTGCCAGATGGTGGATGAGGAGAACAAGGTGATTGCCTACCACCGCTGGGACCAAGGCGGGCCGGGGGACGATGTGATCGTGATCCTGAACTTTTCCCACCGGAGCTGGACCAACTACGTGGTGGGCCTGCCGCGCGAGGGGACTTGGGAGTGCCGCTTCTCCAGCGATTGGGGAGGGTATGGCCCGGACTTCGGGAACCACGGGGGCCATGCGGTGGAAGCGGTGGCGGAGCCGCGACAAGGGCTGGGATACCATGCGCGGTTCGAGTTGGCGCCGTATTCGGCGGTGATTTATTCGCAGGGTGGGTGA
- a CDS encoding sulfatase family protein: MKLLLRIAAFIGLSTLARSAERPNILFIFADDWGRYASIYHRHSQPGTPLHALNEIVRTPAFDSVAERGVLFRNAHVNAPSCTPCRSSLLSGQYFWRTRRGAILSGAQWNPAIPSYPLLLRDSGYDIGKSHKVWSPGNPSDAPFGGQRYAYEQAGTRFNRFSHQVTRLTRNGKSVDDAKREIYAEVRANFRRFLTERDPAKPFHYWFGPTNTHRQWQQGSGKTLWAINPDSLKGKVPPFLPDVPEIREDLADYLGEVAALDGAIAILLEELEKTGQRDNTLIAISGDHGAPGFPNGKCNLYTFGTGVSLAIAGPGVKGGRVVDDFVNLTDLAPTFLEAASVPVPDVVTGRSLWPVLKSDKSGQTDPARTWVVTGRERHVDSAREGFLPYPQRAIHSGHFLYIINFKPDRYPLGDYAILNQKDNGLSYQKIRQDTRAVIADLDAGPTKAWLVTHRDTDLAKPFFEKAFAPRPREELYDLSKDPYETNNVATDPAYADIRSQLESKLIAELKRSGDPRLENDGAYFENPPLSGPAR; this comes from the coding sequence ATGAAGCTCCTGCTCCGCATCGCCGCCTTCATCGGCCTGAGCACTCTCGCCCGCTCGGCGGAGCGGCCGAATATCCTCTTCATCTTCGCCGATGACTGGGGGCGCTACGCGAGCATCTACCATCGCCACAGCCAGCCCGGCACACCCTTGCATGCGCTGAACGAAATCGTGCGCACGCCTGCCTTCGACTCGGTGGCGGAGCGCGGGGTGCTCTTCCGGAATGCGCATGTGAATGCCCCCTCCTGCACGCCCTGCCGCAGCTCGCTACTATCCGGCCAATACTTCTGGCGCACCCGGCGCGGTGCGATCCTCTCCGGCGCGCAATGGAATCCTGCCATTCCCTCCTATCCCCTTCTTCTCCGCGATTCCGGCTACGACATCGGCAAAAGCCACAAGGTCTGGAGCCCCGGCAATCCTTCCGACGCTCCCTTCGGCGGCCAGCGCTACGCCTACGAGCAAGCCGGCACCCGCTTCAACCGCTTCTCCCACCAGGTCACCCGCCTCACTAGAAATGGCAAGTCCGTCGACGACGCAAAACGCGAGATCTACGCCGAAGTCCGCGCCAACTTCCGCCGCTTCCTCACCGAACGCGATCCCGCCAAGCCCTTCCACTACTGGTTCGGCCCCACCAACACCCACCGCCAGTGGCAGCAAGGCAGCGGCAAGACCCTCTGGGCAATCAACCCGGACAGCCTGAAAGGCAAAGTCCCGCCCTTCCTCCCGGACGTCCCCGAGATCCGCGAGGACCTCGCCGACTACCTCGGCGAGGTCGCCGCCCTCGACGGCGCCATCGCCATTCTGTTAGAAGAACTGGAGAAAACCGGCCAACGCGACAACACCCTCATCGCCATCAGCGGCGATCACGGCGCCCCCGGCTTCCCGAACGGGAAGTGCAATCTCTACACCTTCGGCACCGGCGTCAGCCTCGCCATCGCCGGCCCCGGCGTGAAGGGCGGCCGTGTCGTCGATGACTTCGTCAACCTCACCGATCTCGCCCCCACCTTCCTCGAAGCCGCCTCGGTGCCGGTCCCCGATGTCGTCACCGGCCGTAGTCTCTGGCCGGTTCTGAAATCCGACAAGTCCGGCCAGACCGATCCCGCGCGCACCTGGGTCGTTACCGGTCGCGAACGTCACGTGGACAGCGCCCGCGAAGGCTTCCTCCCCTATCCCCAGCGTGCCATCCACTCCGGCCACTTCCTCTACATCATCAACTTCAAGCCCGACCGCTATCCCCTCGGCGACTACGCCATCCTCAATCAAAAGGACAACGGCCTGAGCTACCAGAAGATCCGCCAGGACACCCGCGCCGTGATCGCCGATCTCGACGCCGGTCCCACCAAGGCATGGCTCGTCACCCACCGCGATACCGATCTCGCGAAACCCTTCTTCGAGAAAGCCTTCGCCCCACGCCCCCGCGAGGAACTCTACGATCTCTCGAAGGACCCCTACGAAACCAACAACGTCGCCACCGACCCCGCCTACGCCGACATCCGCTCGCAGCTCGAATCCAAGCTCATCGCCGAACTCAAGCGCAGCGGCGACCCGCGCCTCGAAAACGACGGCGCCTACTTCGAGAACCCGCCGCTCTCCGGCCCCGCCCGCTGA
- a CDS encoding sulfatase family protein encodes MKLPALLFFAATLVSLAEEKRPNFLFIITDDQRWDAIAAVQTEQGGKARFPWLHTPALDKLKSQSASFRNAFCTTSLCSPSRATFLTGQFTHTHGVTNNHTPFPSNSTTYATVLKEHGYRTGYVGKWHMGNQDERPGYDFSASFRGQGKFFQCPVVVRKDGERKEIIADKWIDEASTDFAIDFLRQNKERPFLLTVGFKSVHGPREPHPDHQSSYTGESAKPVPNLDALSPFRPAAEQGPRRFNAGNPKLLDYFRTLTSADRALGRLLDEVDTLGLEKNTVVIFTSDNGYYLGEHGLGDKRSAYEESLRLPLLVRSPFHDPKRSTTTPIVLNLDLAPTIVDLAGITPPAAFQGRSLKPLLEGNTPDNWRKDFLYEYFYERNFRNPPIVAVRTESEKLVTYPGRESWNQLFEVRDDPYELTNQIANPEKAELRQRLEKRLDELKRETAFKIPGSADPDRFGNEKPARKARR; translated from the coding sequence ATGAAACTTCCCGCACTGCTATTCTTCGCCGCCACGCTCGTCTCCCTCGCGGAGGAGAAGCGTCCGAACTTCCTCTTCATCATCACCGATGACCAGCGCTGGGATGCCATCGCCGCCGTGCAAACGGAGCAGGGAGGCAAGGCCCGCTTCCCATGGCTGCACACGCCGGCGCTCGACAAGCTGAAGTCCCAGTCGGCCTCCTTCCGGAACGCCTTCTGCACCACCTCGCTCTGCTCGCCCAGCCGCGCCACCTTCCTCACCGGGCAGTTCACGCACACCCACGGCGTCACGAACAACCACACGCCCTTCCCCTCTAACAGCACCACCTACGCCACCGTGCTGAAGGAGCACGGCTACCGCACCGGCTACGTCGGGAAGTGGCACATGGGAAATCAGGACGAGCGGCCCGGCTACGACTTCTCCGCCAGCTTCCGCGGTCAGGGCAAGTTCTTCCAATGCCCCGTCGTCGTCCGCAAGGACGGCGAACGAAAGGAGATCATCGCGGACAAGTGGATCGACGAGGCTTCCACCGACTTCGCCATCGACTTCCTCCGCCAGAACAAGGAGCGCCCCTTCCTCCTCACCGTGGGCTTCAAGTCAGTCCACGGCCCGCGCGAGCCGCATCCCGATCACCAGTCGAGCTACACCGGCGAGTCTGCCAAGCCCGTCCCGAATCTCGATGCGCTCTCGCCCTTCCGCCCGGCCGCGGAGCAAGGCCCTCGCCGCTTCAACGCCGGCAATCCCAAGTTGCTCGATTACTTCCGCACCCTCACCAGCGCGGACAGAGCACTCGGACGCCTTCTCGATGAAGTCGACACGCTCGGCTTGGAAAAGAACACCGTCGTCATCTTCACCAGCGACAACGGCTACTACCTCGGCGAACACGGCTTGGGCGACAAGCGCTCCGCCTACGAGGAATCCCTCCGCCTGCCGCTGCTGGTCCGTTCACCCTTCCACGATCCCAAGCGTTCCACCACGACCCCCATCGTGCTGAATCTCGACCTCGCCCCCACCATCGTCGATCTCGCCGGCATCACTCCGCCCGCCGCCTTCCAAGGCCGCAGCCTCAAGCCTCTGTTAGAGGGCAACACCCCCGACAACTGGCGGAAGGACTTCCTCTACGAATACTTCTACGAGCGGAACTTCCGGAACCCTCCCATCGTCGCCGTCCGCACCGAGTCCGAGAAGCTCGTCACCTACCCCGGCCGCGAGTCGTGGAACCAGCTCTTCGAAGTACGAGACGACCCGTACGAACTGACCAACCAGATCGCGAACCCCGAAAAGGCCGAGCTTCGCCAGCGCCTTGAGAAGCGCCTCGACGAACTCAAACGCGAAACCGCCTTCAAGATCCCCGGCTCCGCCGACCCCGACCGCTTTGGCAACGAAAAGCCCGCCCGCAAAGCCAGGCGCTAA